In the Salvia miltiorrhiza cultivar Shanhuang (shh) chromosome 8, IMPLAD_Smil_shh, whole genome shotgun sequence genome, CTAGATCTTTGGCGCCTCTTGAAAACAACTGAAACCAATCAACGCCACCTATAAATTCTCCACCATGTCCACCGATGTCTTCACGTCCAAGACCTTTCGCATTCCCCATCATGGCAAACGAGGGCTCTTCCTCCAACCCCAACCGTCCCACCGCTGAAGAGAGCCCCCGCCGCCGCAACACATCACGGGGCCGCGGCCGTGCCTCATTGCCTCGACCAACCACAGAACTCGCCCTATTCACCCCGCCGCGGGCCCCATCCCCACCACCCGGCGGGGCGAGTGGGAGCGGCGGCCAAGCTGTGCCCGTGGGAGGCGGTGGGGGAGCGTTGGTGAGAGTTGGCGTTGGCGGTAATCCGTTGGGTAGGAAGAGGGGGCGCGAGGGAGTAGGAGCAGCCGCCGCTGACGAGGGTGGTCGGAACTACAACTGTAGTGTTTGTAACAAAGCGTTTAGTTCGGCGAGGGCGGTGTTTGGGCACATGCGGAAGCACCCCGACAGAGGATGGACGGGTGCGCATCCGCCGCCTGCGTTTAGGGCGGAGGAGGAGTTTGCTGATCTCCCTGTGGCCGAGGCCATCGATGCACAACCACCGGAccaggaggaggaggaggaagaggccaaCTATCGTGTGCCGGACTTGAAcaatccgccgccgccggattCAAACTGAGCAAATACACATACTACTGAACAATATGGAGTAAtattatacacacacacatgctGCTTTAAattgctatttttctttttttataccATACATTGTTTTCTTTTCATTTCTACACTGAAGGATACGACTATTTTGTCAAAATGTAATGCAATATGTATCgagtgtattttattttaatataatataatgctTAATCTCTTTACATTCCTTATGTTGGATTAATGATTAATGTTTGAAGGACGTACATCCCTTTATGTTGGATTAACGATTAATGTTTGAAAGATGTGCATCCCTTATGTTGGATTAACGATTAGTATATACTAATAAatataatcatatattatgatttATGTCATTATagtttatgttttatattttaattaatactagtagtaattattaaaatttaaataatactaaCATATATACAACCCCTCATCCACAAAAATTACTTactatatgtttttatttttttaatttaataatttagaattaattacaatataaagaatttattttaaaataaaaataattatgtaaagatgaaactaacaaaatatataaatttcatatcattcttattttataaaattatccaataattaatttaaaaactcTATTAAATTACACATTTTTATTTGCCATTACACGTCAATTCTACTAATTACGGTAAAGATGAAGTCATTTTTGTTAGAATTACAAGATTTATTCGTAAAATATAGGGGTTAAATGCatatgtaatatcatgaacttaagtCGAGTTCCAAATTCAGCACAACTTTTAAATGTTCCAATTAATATGACCAACTTTGCCCCGTGTCCAATTTTAACACCGATTTGTTTTCGGGCAAAAATCTTGTGACAATGTCGTGAACcacgtggcaatgacgtgtctTCCAATTGACAAGTCATAATTTGTAGCTTTACTTCGTGTTCAATTTAAATGTGTAATTTTACTCCATTTCAATTTTAGCAccgaatagagagagagagatgagcatGGTCGGATAAAGTGGGTTTTTCTGGGAAGGGAAGAAaatcgaagaagaagaagaagaagatttatTGCTATACAAATCGAACTTGAGTATTTGCTATCGGTGGGAGTCGAGTCCAGGGGGCAGCAGGAGCTGTTGTTGCCCAGCCGAGAGCAAGAGAGGCGGCGGTGGTTCAGAGCTGTTGCTAGTCCGACGAGAGAGAGCGTCGGTGAGGGCGGCGGCCTGTGGTTGGGTGGCTGCGGTTTAGGTGATTGACgttggggatctagggtttaaGGGAAAAGGGCAGCGACAGTCGATGTCGTCGCCGGAGGTCGCGAAGGGCAGAGACATAGCTTGAGCTGTGTCGTCGCCGGAGGTCGTGAAGGGGGAGTCGGCGACGCAAGCTGTGTGTCGTGCTTGGAGGAGGAGAGGCGCTCGCCGGCAGAAAGAGAAAGGGGTGTTGGAGGAGGAGAGGAGCTCGTCGGCCGAAAGAGGAAGGGGTGTTGAAGGAGAGGAGCAGAATCCAGCTAGCAAAACGCGCCGGCAAGCCACGTCATTGACACGTAGGATTCAATTTGGGGGGAAAAAAACGACATTAAAATTATACACGGGGCAAAATTTGTCATATTAATTGGAACTTTTAAAAATCGTGTTAAATTTGGAATTTGATTTAAGTTTATGATATTACTTTCATTTAAccctaaaatatactccctccgtcccatgaagcatgactcatttttttttcggcacggaaattaagaaattggtattttgtgtgttaagtgtggtaggtgaaaaaatgaaaatgtgaataaagagtaaattttttaccatttttagaaacaggtcaagcttcgtgggacaaactaaaaatgaaattgggtcatgcttcgtggggacggagggagtatactaTAATCATCTGAACACGTGGCGGAACATGGCAAAGTCGTGCCGCGAGAATTGTGTCATATTTCAGTTATTgcagtttagagagagagagagagagagagagcgggaCTCCATTCACTCACAAAACTCATTCTTCATTTGGTTTCGGAATCAAAGTAATTAGATTTGGgaaaaaatataagaataatgATGGAGAAGGCTGATCCGGTGGTGCAGAAGGTGTATAATAGAATGCGGCTGTGGGAATTCCCAGAGCAATATCTGGTGGAGCCCAGCGATGGCTCCTCCGCTCCCTTTCTCGCCATCAGCCGCTACAATGGCTCTTTCTCTATCATCGGTATAATCTaattcatctcatctcatctctctctttcatatCCTTAATTAATTGGTGTGCCCAGACGAGCTACCGCAGTTGAGTTCTCATCGCGCTCCAAAAATCTGGACCATCTTCGGAGTGGTTGGGACTCTGAAGCTCTTTGCAGGCATGTTTACACCACCACTTGCTACTCTAATCACATCAATTGATTAGGTAAATCAATTGTTAAATTTGGGGGTTTTTAGGGAGTTATTTGCTAGTGATAACGGAACGCGAAAGCGCGGGAACTTATGTGGATAAACCCATCTTCAGAATCTCCTCCATGAAGATTTTTCCTTGCGATCTCTCTCTCAAGCATGCCCCTGAAGAACACGTATAATGATCtagctttctctttcttttttcaataCAAAATATCACAAATAAAAGAGTGTGGCTTCTTTTGTGCAGAATAGGATGGAGAGAGAATTCTCCCAGTTGCTATACATTGCAGAGACCACTCCCGGTCTTTATTTCTCCTACGAAGTCAATTTAACATTGAGGTAATAAAAACTTGTTTCTTCAACACTTCTTGTGCATGGCAGTTTCAAATCTCCTTCAATAAAGGAAGGCAAAGTAGTTTTGTAGTCGGTGTAACAACAAGAGAAAATAATGGATGTAATGTAGGCAAATGTTCTTAACAATCTATCATTTCCAGCCTTCAAAGACTGCATGATTTGAGTGAGGAATCAAAATTGCTTCCTCTATGGAGACAAGTAAGTAGTTTTCTTGACATCCATTTTTTTGAGCATTAAATCACAATGTGGTAAAAGAAGGCTGTGTTGTTTCATTGTATTTGTTGCACAGGCCGATCCTCGATTTCTCTGGAATAGCTACATGTCTGAATTGCTAATAGATAACAAGGTGAGTTTTCGGGCTGAGCCACTCTTTCCACAACAATGACAGATTTGTAGTGCCTGATTTTCTGTGGTAGTTGTGCAGCTTGATCCATACTTGCTTCCTGTTATGCAAGGGAATATCCTTTTAATTTTACACGGTGCTCTTGAAAATTTGATGATGAATATAGTCCCAACTTTTGTAGCATATCTAGTTAAGCCTTAACTAGTGATCAGGTTTCAAGAGCTTTCAGTATGCACTCGGAGAAAACATTCTTGATGTCACACTGATTGCACGCAGATGCAACAGAAGAACCGGTAGGCCCTGCTCATCAATGGAACAAGTTCATGATACAGATTCATTTCAATATAATTTAGTGCGCATATGTGTTATTTTCTGCATTAAGAAACTACAATGTGTTGCAGTTATTTGAAAATGGATTAATGAACTAATATATGAGTGACTTGATACTATGAAAATACAGAGAATTTGATAAGTAACTTTTGTTCTATCTTGCTATTCCAGTGGGTTCTCATTTTGAATATTTCTGAAGGCACTCGGATGTGGACGAGAGGAGCTGATTCTGATGGTTTTGTTGCGAATTTCATAGAAACCGAACAAATCATACAATTGAATGGGCACATTGCATCATTTATCCAGGTAAGTAATGGTGTTTAAACATTCATTCTTAGCATCTCTAGCCTGCAAGTACTTAACACGAATCATGTTACCAGAATAAGTTATAAGCATGCGCCTGGAAATGTTTTAGATTGCATTTGAGAAGAGAAAAATGCTTATTTTGGAGAATTCTATCATCCATTTGAAATGAAGAATGTCAAATTAATGcacaaagaaaaattaaaaaaatatctttGACTTGTTAATTTGTTGTTATAGGTTCGAGGGTCAATTCCTTTACTCTGGGATCAAATTGTTGATTTGACGTACAAACCTAAGTTCTTCATCATGGATATCGAAGTGAGTCGTTTTTTGATCTTTTCAAAGAACCTCAATTCCAACATATAGTTTACtatcatttttatttgttttattattattttattttggctGATTAATTACATAACATCTTTACAGCCTCATGTGGTAGAAAAACACTTCCAGGACCTGAATAAGAAATATGGAAATGTTTTAGCTGTTAATCTTGTCAACAAAGTAAGTATAGTATATCCATCAATTTATACTATGAAAATCTCATTTCTATTTGCATTTAAGGGGGAAAAAAGTTAGATTACCAGAGATCCAGTTAAGTGATGTAAGAGTAAGTACATTTTTTCCTTTAATTGTAAAATCTTTAATCACAATATTTCAATGATATTGTTCatgtcaattttatttaatagcACGGAGATGAGGGACGTCTATGTGAACAATTTGGCTTCGCAATGCAACATATTGCTAGTGAGAAAGTGAGGTATGTGGTTTGAATTATGCTGCATGTCTTTAGTAGATGCATTTGCTCTAAAAATCTCATAATTTTCCGAAATAGTGTAAAAAGAAGTGCTTCAAATCATTGCTATTTGACTCGGACCcttgtctattttttttttttttttttagttttttttaggaGCCcttgtctaattaattaattaatgtgttttatatattttcaaatattgaTTTTGCTGTAAATTCAGTAGGACTCAATTTTACTTGTACAGTATTTTGCACAGATATAGGCACTTCGACTTTCATAAAATCTGCGGAGAATTGTACATTGAGTGGCTTTCCATTCTTTATTATCAAATCGAGATATTTCTATACAAGAACAGGTGACATTTCTAGCTCATAATATAAAGCTTTCTCCACTTTTTTGTGTTACGAAATATTGAGTTTTTCTAAATGGGTTTCTTGAAATGTTGCAATTATTTGGATAGATTTTTGTCAATTGTGTTGGATTCTAtaggtattttttattaaatgataaGGGGGAGAAAGTTGAGAAGCAAATTGGAGTTGTAAGGACAAATTGCATTGACTGTTTGGACCGTACTAATGTCACtcaggtattttttttataaaagaaatacTATTTTTAGGTACTTAGTATATCGActctatatatatctatatcttGAGTAATATCATTAAGTTCTTTTTTCCTCATTTTGTGCAGAGCATGATTGCTCGTAAAACGTTGGAATCTCAACTTCGAAGGCTTGGTGTTTTTCATATTGATGAAACCATAAGAATGCATCCACAGTTGGATGAATGCTTCAAGAATTGtgagtatataaatatatgctTTTATACATACACACATATATTAGTCAATGATATTACTGCTTAATCTCGTCGTTACTCTTTTGTTTAGTGTGGGCTAATCATGGTGATGACATTAGTATTCAGTACACTGGTACTCCTGCTCTCAAAGGCGATTTTGTCAGGTAAAAATTTAATCAAATCATTCCTTACTATTTAAATCATCTAGAACTTAACCCAAATTCATTAAACATCACCAGATTTGGCAAGAGAACGTTTTGTGGCATTGTGAAAGATGGTTGGATTTCTCTTGTGCGTTACTACTTGAACAACTTCTGCGACGGTACCAAGCAGGTTTGTTCCTTGGTTGCACTCctcataataattaaataaatgtaaatttaGAATATAATTTAGTGGTGGGTTTGGTGAAGGATGCAATTGATCTATTGCACGGCCATTTTAGTGCATCTGGTTGGCTGGTGGTGACTCCTGCCATGAGGAATGGTAGCGTTGAGGCCATGGCTGTGAGTCTCTAACTAACATAAATCAACCATTTTTGCAAATTTCATCTcatattttgtttcatttttggCAGTCGTTTCCAATGGCTTTTTCGGCGATCCTGAGTGGGATTTTTTACGCAATGCTTTCACTAATACGAGGTTAGCTCACGGATACTCTCTCCATCTTCGATTAAGTGTGTCCTATTTCAAGATTATGCGAAACTACCAAATTCGCCCcttgttttgtttttcaatACTAGTACTAAAATTTGCCAACTTTTCATTCCCCAAAATAATTTGGGGGAGTATATGTGAATGAAATGAGTGATGATGTTTTGTTTTGCAGTTGTAGATGAGCATGACCCTTGGAACATAATTATTTCGATGATGTGGGGAGGCATGAGTTACCTTGTAGCCATGCTTGTCAAGGCCAATGCTCCCTTCTTCTGCGACCGTCCCCGCCTCAACCGACCTCGGCTTTgactaacttttttttttttttttttctcttaatAATCATGTAATTGCAATATTTCTTCATTTCCTCAATCTCAATTTTGGTCTAtagttttacaaataaaattcaaTCTTACAAAATCTAACAAAGAAATCCAAAACACTATATATGATACACTGAAAATGGTACAAAGATGTGAAACAAGCATCCCAGAAATGGTGGTCATCTTCCAGGTCCCCCACCGGCGGCGTTGCGATGAGACCTGGGCGGGCGGTGCGACGCACTCATGGCTGCAATCTGTTCCAAGACCACGACGACCTCCTCCATGGAAGGGCGCTTCCTGGGCTCGGGTTCCAAGCATCTAAGCGTGAGCTTGGCGGCCTCAAAGGAGGCCTTGGACGAGTACTGCCCTTCCATCCGACTATCCATGATTGTTTTGAGCCTGCGGCGATGGGAGAGATCGGGTTTCAACCAATCGACCAGGTTATGCTGCCCGGTGGGCCGCCTGGTGTCGTGCGCTCTCAGCCCGGTCATCATCTCCAGCAGCACCACCCCAAAGCCGTACACATCACTCTTCACATACAGATGCCCTGTTTGGTATACACATATATCACATTGTGATGTGATGATAAATAAGTGGTGAGATGAAATGCAGCGCCACTCACCCGTCGCAATGTACTCGGGCGCAGCGTAGCCGTGGGTGCCCATGATTCGAGTCGTTACATGAGTATTCCCTGCAGCAGGCCCCAGTTTTGCTAGCCCGAAATCAGATATTTTCGCGCTGTAACTCTAGAAACGCCAGCACAGGTCATCATGCAACCAAAATTACCACAAGAAATGGAgttaaagaagaagaaactcACCCCATCCAGCAGAATGTTGGAGGCCTTGAAGTCTCTGTAGATGACTTGCTTCTCAGAAGAGTGCAGAAAGGCGAGGCCTCGTGCTGCTCCGATGGCTATTTTGAGGCGTATGTCCCACGATAAAGGCTCGGTTGCAGCGTTTCCTGCATTTCCGATTTGAATATCAGAGTTGTGGGATTTAGAGTTTGTTAAGATAGAAAGCAGATTCTTACTTCTGAAGAGATGGTTTTCGAGGCTCCCCCTTGGCATGAACTCGTAAACAAGCAACAGCTCTTGATCATCCAAACAGTATCCCAAGAGCTTGACCAAGTTGGGATGTGAAAGCCTGCCTAGAAAGTCGACTTCTGCCTGCCATTCATCAAAGCCTTGGGTGCTTTCCTGGTTGAGCTTCTTGATGGCAACCAGCATCCCCGTGCCGTGTCGCGTTGGGAGGAGTGTTATCTCATCCACCCATCCCTTGTAAACTGTCCCAAAACCTCCCACACCCAACACCATGTCACTCTTGAAACCCCTCGTCGCACTCTTCAAATCACCAAAATTATACACTTTTACATTTGGAGTCGCCAATATTTCTCCCCCAACAACACCTTCATCACTCGCACCATTTGAAATCTGGCTAAGccctctgctgctgctgtccgTCGCAGAGCTCGTTCCGCCATTGCTGTGATTAGGCCAAGTCGCTACAAACACACAAATTATTCAAAGTCAACACACAAACACCAATTCATTCACACAAATCGAATCACACAGGAAAACGGAATCCCACATCAACACTTGGCCAGAAACAGCTAAAAAACAAGAATCTAATTTAGGGAAGCAACAAAAGTAACAAAGTTTCCATTTCCCCCCTCTTTTACCCAAAATTGAAAACTCCCAACAAAATTCTCAACGGCCCAGAACTAGTAACGAGCATATTTAAACCTTGAGTGGATTGTCCACTGGAATTATTAATAGCAGGAATAGGGCTGGGATCCGCAGCTAGCTGAGATCGAAAGCAATTTCCCATTTGAGAAATTCACTTCCACGCCCACAACACTTCAATTACTAAGTAATTCTTTAGCAAATAAGGAAATTAAGACTAATATTGGTTGCAAGAATGATAGATTTTGAATAAAGAGGACCAAAAAGATTAgatttttatgtatatatagagagagcGCAACTATAAGATGGGTGTGGATGGGAATTAGTGTTGGACTTTTGAAATTAGTCTAAATAATTAGGAAATGTCGATGTTGTTTCTATGATTCACTGATTAATGCAGGAATGGTGAATTTCTtcctgattttatttattttatatatatatatattttatacgcGGCATtactatcttttcttttttaggaaCTTTTCAAAAATGACTGTATTTGTGCTGCCGACCGAACTTCCGTTGGCTTCGCGCCAACCTATGGAGTTTTCTTTACAAGTTAGTATAAACTctgtaatatatagtaattatttttttttgaaccaACTATGTAATATAACTAAATGAACTACGTcacgtgatttttttttaaactctaTATACACATGttagtagggatggcaatggatcttggacccggttcAGATCcaagatccgtggatccagatccgtttttatggatccgaatttcaattttttggacccgacggatctggatctggatctcaattttgaaaacggatctggatctggatcttaaaattttagatccggatccggcccagatccgacccgtggatccgttttattttatatatatatttttatattttatatttagtttactaataatattaactaaattaaaaataaataaattatattaaaaagaataaaaactaaaagtaattagataaaagtattttgtgttatatttttcatgatggaaatttgatgttgttgattttgtgaaatttttttaatttaatttaaaaatagtagatccatggatctggacccgtagacccgcggatctgacggatctggatctggatccaaaattttcagatccatggatctgaatctggatctgaatctagtatatgaaaacggatctggtattggccagacccgatCCAGAttcggcccgttgccatccctaatcgTTAGGTAATAATCTTTTTTACTGCATTTTTTCCCTTTTCCATCGATTTTTCTTTAATATAATACTTTTTATATGTGTGTTGTTATAGTGATCgagtatttaatatttaaatcatCATACAAAGTTTAAAAATTTAAGACTCCCCAAGATAAAAGAATTATGTGCGTTGACTGTTTCAATTTCCCTTTTATTCTATAAGATAAAACCTTCTGGAATATGTCAAAGACAGTAGTGGCCTGGCTGTCATCATTTAATTTTTCTGCCGCTTATTTATGTACAATTGGTTCTACCATAATATATTGGCTGGTAATAATTTCTAATTAATCATTTAATTCAGTTAGTTCGAACTCACGTTTTGTCTTCGAATTTCATATGCAGTTGtgagataatttttttcttcagaCCAGTCCGATTTACTTGgaccgttttttttttattatcaattttattaatttttattttttaatcttttctaTTCACGCCTTTCTCAGCCTCATTCAAAAGTATCATgcattaaaaatgtcatttgtaaTGTACTCTTTCCGTTCCACTATaatgagactctttctattttgagtggCCCAGTGTGCCCTTATTTctattttgagatgtcccacaAAAATGTGCATTTGCCATTTTTGGatactaccccaccactaactccttattttataataaagtgAATCATTTTTtcaactctcaatacactcatctaacattttattaaaactcgtgtcatcaaAAGtaatgcacactcttatgagACAGAGGAAGTATCATTTACGAAGTATCATACTCTATTATTAAAAGTATCATCTTGCAtgcattaaaagtgtcatttgtattgtatcatttatttttataaaaaatatcatttgcatgtattaaaaatatcatttgtaatgttcatacaaaatatcatttgattttacaaaaaatatcaaTTAAGAAATATCATTTGCATATATAAAAGTATGATTTTCTGTTATTAAAAATGACATTTGTAAtttatgatgcacggattcttcaaaaattagcatgtacggcgaatcggattcttttagggtgcgattctctcggattctcttcggattcgcacccgattcgccatgTGACGtatgttttaaaataatttataaaaataaaccgaaTTCGgaaattccataggcgaaattcacttATCTCGTacacgaaaggcctacacatggttattttgataattttattttcagttatgacttatatattggactaataatatttgaatcgttatattgttgctcaattaacttatttaattgaaaatgcttaacttttgggtaaaataaaatgtaaattacatataattaatttaataaaatttaaattgtagtatatattttataagcattatatatcataaaattttaataattagatttatcattgccgaatcgcaccctataatttttaaaaacccgTATCCCCATACTCGTATCGTACCGGCCCCGCATCCGCAcctccgtacctatgcaacatagttTATAATGTATCATTTTTCGGCTCATTCGAAAGTATCATTAGTATGCATTAAACGtacaaatttcttttattaaaagtgtcatttataatatatcatttatttttatacaaagtatcatttgattttataaaaaaaatatcatttactaGTATTGTTTGTATACATTAAAGTATCATTCTCTATTATTAAGAgtgttatttgtaatgtatcaaTTTGTGAAGTATAATTTTTCGGCCCATTCAAAAGTTTTAATTGCTTGCATTAAATGTATCATTTCTTGTTATTAAAAGTACATTTGTAtatatcatttgtttttataaaaaataatcatttacGAAGTATCATTTGCACACATTCAAAGTATCATTTTCTgttattaaaagtatcatttgcgtgtattaaaagtgtcatttataatatacCATTTATTTCATagaaaatattatttgattttataaaaagtatcattacaaaatatcatttgtatacattaaaaatattatgttgTGTTGAGTCGTCAAATGATTCTTCATCCCGAGCTTTCATAGCTTGTAGTTTTCTACAGTGCACAAAAAAAAGAGAACATGTAAAATGATCTATTATATGTATGCACTAAAGGATGAATTCAAATATCATTTGAAGAGATTTTGAATTTGCAGTTCAAGCATACCTGATAATCAGATATAGAGAACCTCAGCTTTAATACCAATAGCGTACTATGTATGGAGGGGGAGTGAAATACATTCGTTGCAAACTTTTTCATTGCTTAACAAAGTATTTGTTCTAAAATAGGTTTCGCTAATTATGAATCAGCTAGATTGATTCAGTTCAATTGACCAAGGTGTAAGCTGATCAACAATTCAGATAAGCCTGTTAAACTTAGTGCTACTTAGTAATTCTACTGACTGCTTGTAAGCTGATCACTTGGACCAATAACTAATGTGTGCGGAATGTAGCAGTTAAATTACTCATTTAGTCAAAATCTTTTAAGTTAACTTTTCGACTTAGTCCGTTTTCAGTAAAGT is a window encoding:
- the LOC131001557 gene encoding phosphoinositide phosphatase SAC6-like isoform X6: MPLKNTMEREFSQLLYIAETTPGLYFSYEVNLTLSLQRLHDLSEESKLLPLWRQADPRFLWNSYMSELLIDNKLDPYLLPVMQGSFKSFQYALGENILDVTLIARRCNRRTGTRMWTRGADSDGFVANFIETEQIIQLNGHIASFIQVRGSIPLLWDQIVDLTYKPKFFIMDIEPHVVEKHFQDLNKKYGNVLAVNLVNKHGDEGRLCEQFGFAMQHIASEKVSILHRYRHFDFHKICGELYIEWLSILYYQIEIFLYKNRYFLLNDKGEKVEKQIGVVRTNCIDCLDRTNVTQSMIARKTLESQLRRLGVFHIDETIRMHPQLDECFKNLWANHGDDISIQYTGTPALKGDFVRFGKRTFCGIVKDGWISLVRYYLNNFCDGTKQDAIDLLHGHFSASGWLVVTPAMRNGSVEAMASFPMAFSAILSGIFYAMLSLIRVVDEHDPWNIIISMMWGGMSYLVAMLVKANAPFFCDRPRLNRPRL